The following are encoded together in the Platichthys flesus chromosome 9, fPlaFle2.1, whole genome shotgun sequence genome:
- the LOC133960761 gene encoding leukocyte elastase inhibitor-like gives MLQSASQGFTLSASTSSRLSGNCSSSTMNINSSINAFSLDLFWNLSDANPSENILVSPLSISTALAMVYLGARGETAAQMEQALSFFPGIDIHAKVKQLIEDINSPSKLYILKTANRLYGEKTGKFLKQFVEAMRENYQADLKTVDFIGAAEASRKEINTWVEQQTENKIKDLLKQGTVTAMSRLALVNAIYFKGNWMNRFDEANTKEMPFKFNKTESKPVQMMFQMKNLPYNYIPDHGLQILELPYVKEELSMFILLPEQSTDGSEPLLKLEKELTLQRLNEWTDRENMDVQSDILVHLPKFKLEEDYQLKEPLSKLGMTDVFCASKADLSGMTGEGGLFLSTVVHKAFVEVNEEGTEAAAATGGMISVCMLREEHFTADHPFLFFIRHNKTKSILFLGRFSSPQ, from the exons ATgttgcaaagtgcttcacaagg GTTCACTCTCTCTGCTTCCACATCTTCTCGTCTCTCAG GCAACTGTTCATCGTCAACCATGAACATCAACAGCTCAATCAATGCCTTTTCCTTAGATCTGTTCTGGAATCTGAGCGATGCAAACCCATCGGAGAATATTTTGGTGTCTCCGCTGAGCATCAGTACAGCTCTGGCTATGGTCTACCtgggagccagaggagagaCAGCTGCTCAAATGGAACAG GCCCTGTCATTCTTCCCTGGTATAGACATCCACGCCAAAGTCAAGCAGCTGATCGAAGACATCAACTCTCCATCGAAATTATACATTCTGAAAACAGCCAATCGTCTGTATGGGGAGAAAACCGGAAAGTTCCTCAAA CAATTCGTGGAAGCCATGCGTGAGAACTACCAGGCCGACCTGAAGACTGTGGATTTCATTGGGGCTGCGGAGGCGAGCAGAAAGGAGATCAACACCTGGGTCGAGCAGCAGACAGAAA ataaaataaaagatctcCTGAAGCAGGGGACAGTCACTGCAATGTCAAGGCTGGCTCTGGTCAATGCCATCTACTTTAAGGGAAACTGGATGAACCGCTTTGATGAAGCAAACACCAAAGAGATGCCCTTTAAATTCAACAAG aCTGAGAGCAAACCAGTCCAGATGATGTTCCAGATGAAGAATCTGCCCTACAACTACATCCCTGACCACGGTCTGCAGATCCTGGAGCTGCCGTATGTGAAGGAGGAGCTCAGCATGTTCATCCTGTTGCCTGAACAGTCCACAGACGGCTCCGAGCCTCTGCTGAAG CTTGAGAAGGAGCTGACGCTGCAGAGGCTGAATGAATGGACCGACAGGGAAAACATGGACGTCCAGTCAGACATCCTCGTTCACCTGCCAAAGttcaagctggaggaggactACCAGCTGAAGGAGCCTCTGTCTAAGCTGGGCATGACGGACGTGTTCTGCGCGTCGAAGGCCGACCTGTCTGGCATGACCGGTGAAGGAGGACTCTTCCTGTCTACGGTGGTACACAAGGCCTTCGTGGAGGTGAACGAGGAGGGCACAGAGGCGGCGGCGGCCACAGGAGGCATGATAAGTGTCTGTATGTTGAGGGAGGAACACTTCACAGCAGACCaccccttcctcttcttcatcaggcACAATAAAACCAAGTCCATCCTCTTCCTCGGCAGGTTCTCGTCTCCTCAGTAG
- the LOC133960418 gene encoding GDP-L-fucose synthase-like, whose protein sequence is MSMKVLVTGGSGLVGRAIQHVVKEERGDKEGEEWIFLSSKDANLMNIEETRAVFEKHRPTHVIHLAALVGGLYKNMNSNLDFWRINIHINDNVLLVAHELGVVKVVSCLSTCIFPDKTTYPIDETMIHNGPPHESNFGYSYAKRMLDIHNRAYFKEHGRAYTAVIPTNVFGPHDNFNMEDGHVLPGLIHKAYLAKKEGQPFVVWGSGKPRRQFIYSLDLARLFLWVLCDYPEFDPIILSVGEEDEVSIKEAADEVIQAMGFEGEVQYDTNKSDGQFKKTASNAKLKRYQPDFKFTPFKQAIKETCDWFVANYDTARK, encoded by the exons ATGTCAATGAAGGTTTTGGTGACTGGGGGGTCTGGCCTGGTGGGCAGGGCCATACAGCATGTGGTcaaagaggagcgaggagacaAGGAGGGGGAAGAATGGATATTCCTCTCGTCCAAAGACGCCAACCTCAT GAACATTGAAGAGACACGGGCGGTGTTCGAGAAGCATCGGCCAACCCATGTCATCCACCTGGCTGCTCTGGTTGGAGGTCTTTACAAGAACATGAACTCCAACCTGGACTTTTGG AGGATCAACATCCACATCAATGACAACGTGCTGCTTGTAGCCCATGAACTGGGTGTTGTGAAGGTGGTGTCCTGCCTATCCACCTGCATCTTTCCAGATAAGACCACCTATCCTATCGATGAGACCATG ATCCATAATGGTCCACCTCATGAGTCCAACTTTGGTTACTCCTATGCAAAGAGAATGCTTGATATTCACAACAG GGCATATTTCAAGGAGCACGGACGCGCCTACACCGCCGTGATCCCCACAAATGTGTTTGGTCCTCACGACAACTTCAACATGGAAGACGGTCACGTGCTGCCAGGTCTCATCCACAAAGCGTACCTTGCTAAAA AGGAGGGTCAACCCTTCGTGGTCTGGGGCTCTGGCAAACCCAGAAGACAGTTCATCTACTCTTTGGACTTGGCTCGTCTCTTCCTGTGGGTCCTGTGCGATTACCCAGAGTTCGACCCAATCATCCTCTCCG TTGGAGAGGAAGACGAAGTTTCCATCAAGGAAGCAGCAGATGAAGTCATCCAGGCGATGGGCTTTGAAGGAGAAGTTCAA TATGACACCAATAAATCCGATGGCCAGTTCAAAAAGACTGCCAGCAATGCAAAGCTGAAGCGCTACCAGCCAGACTTCAAATTCACGCCCTTCAAACAAG CCATAAAGGAAACCTGCGATTGGTTCGTTGCCAATTACGACACCGCCCGCAAGTGA
- the LOC133960416 gene encoding leukocyte elastase inhibitor-like isoform X2, with protein MGNKPGNTHQSSDDHSVDNHSVDNSNSGNKFDNIGSIGTINVSSRRQLQSSRCLIPVESSTKSSIDISSDVQLFRTLSRANPSGNMFVSPLSISTALAMVYLGARGDTADQMEKGLSFSSDEAVQAKFKKLIEDIHSPSVSYTLKIANRLYGEQTAMFLPRFLEAMCEYFHSELKTVDFICAAEASRKEINTWVEQQTENKIKDLLKSGTVSEGTRLVLVNAIYLKANWKNLFNKANTKEMPFKVSQTECRSVQMMIQIEKLPYNYIPEYGLQILELPFVEEELSMFILLPEQSTDGSDPLLKLEMELTLEMLNEWTDRKNMDVQSDIHVHLPKFKLEEDYDLKEPLSELGMTDVFCQSKADLSGMNGEAGLFLSTVIHKAFMEVNEEGTEADGATAAIRFGRCMLGVKPFTADHPFLFVIRHNQTGAIFFLGRFSSPQ; from the exons ATGGGAAACAAACCCGGCAACACTCACCAAAGCTCCGACGACCATAGCGTTGACAACCATAGCGTTGACAACAGTAACTCCGGCAACAAATTCGACAACATCGGCAGCATCGGCACAATCAATGTTTCATCCCGAAGGCAACTCCAAAGCTCAAGATGCTTGATACCAGTCGAAAGCTCAACCAAAAGCTCAATCGACATCTCAAGCGATGTGCAGCTGTTCCGGACTCTGAGCCGTGCAAACCCATCGGGGAATATGTTTGTGTCTCCGCTGAGCATCAGTACAGCTCTGGCTATGGTCTACCTGGGAGCCAGAGGAGACACAGCTGATCAAATGGAAAAG GGCCTGTCATTCAGTTCTGATGAAGCCGTCCAAGCCAAATTCAAGAAGCTGATCGAAGATATCCACTCACCATCGGTGTCATACACTCTGAAAATAGCCAATCGTCTGTATGGGGAGCAAACCGCAATGTTCCTACCT CGATTCCTGGAAGCCATGTGTGAGTACTTCCATTCTGAACTGAAGACTGTGGATTTCATCTGCGCCGCGGAGGCGAGCAGAAAGGAGATCAACACCTGGGTCGAGCAGCAGACAGAAA ataaaataaaagatctcCTGAAGTCGGGGACAGTCTCTGAAGGTACGAGGCTGGTTCTGGTCAATGCCATCTACTTGAAGGCAAACTGGAAGAACCTCTTTAACAAAGCAAACACCAAAGAGATGCCCTTCAAAGTCAGCCAG aCTGAGTGCAGATCAGTCCAGATGATGATCCAGATTGAGAAGCTGCCCTACAACTACATCCCTGAATACGGTCTGCAGATCCTGGAGCTGCCgtttgtggaggaggagctcagcaTGTTCATCCTGTTGCCTGAACAGTCCACAGACGGCTCCGACCCTCTGCTGAAG CTGGAGATGGAGCTGACCCTGGAGATGCTGAATGAATGGACTGACAGGAAAAACATGGACGTCCAGTCAGACATCCATGTTCACCTGCCAAAGttcaagctggaggaggactATGACCTGAAGGAGCCTCTGTCCGAGCTGGGCATGACAGACGTGTTCTGCCAGTCAAAGGCCGACCTGTCTGGAATGAACGGTGAAGCAGGACTCTTCCTGTCTACGGTGATTCACAAGGCCTTCATGGAGGTGAACGAGGAGGGCACAGAGGCGGATGGGGCCACAGCAGCCATTAGATTTGGTAGATGTATGTTGGGGGTGAAACCCTTCACAGCAGACCACCCCTTCCTCTTCGTCATCAGGCACAATCAAACCGGGGCCATCTTCTTCCTCGGCAGGTTCTCGTCTCCTCAGTAG